Genomic DNA from Paenibacillus borealis:
ATATCATCTGGGGGGAGGCTGCGTTCCGCGGGGCTCTGTATGAGCTTAACGTCCTGCAGAGCTTATCGGGAGAGCCGTACAACTTCGATACCTCCAATCTGCTCGACTTCGAGCTTCCGCTGCTGACCAACAGCAAGGGAGAACTCGTCGGTCTGGAGCAATCCGGTTCTCCCGGAGCACTGGCCTACAAGCGTGACCTGGCGAAGCAATACTTCGGAACCGATGATCCTGATGAATTAACAGCTATGTTCACCGATTGGGATACCTTTATTGCCAAAGGCAAGGAGGTATATGAGAAAAGCGGCGGCAAAACCTTCATGCTGGGAAGCCTGATGGATGCCTACACCATCCTCTCCAATCAGGGTACAACCGCAGTTGTTGACGGAACCAAAGTGAACACCGCAGAGGTGCTGCGGATCTTCACTCAACTGCAGTCCATCCGTGACAATAACGCAGAGGGCAAGCTGGCGATGTGGTCGCCGACCTGGAATGCTTCGTACTCGCAGGATAACGTAATCTTCTATCCGGCAGCGAACTGGTCTCCGGAATTCGTAATTAAGCCCAACGACAAGGCCAGCACCGGCCGCTGGGGCCTGATGGTTCCTCCGGAAGGCGGATATCCGTACGGCGGTACAACCATCGGTATCTGGAAAGACAGTAAGAACAAGGATGCCGCATGGGCTTATCTTAACTGGCTGTTAGGCACAGACGAAGGCGCTGAAGCGAACTTCGCAGCCTCCGATTACATTTTGCCGCTGAAATCCTTCTTCAAGGATACCTCCAAGCTATCTTCCGGGGCGGATGAATATTTCGGGGGACAGGATCTCGGAAAGTTCTGGGTAGAGAAGGTATTCCCGAACATGAAATCCAAAGCGGTGACCAAATACGACCAGGATATTTACAGCTCTTCCGAGCTGGTGCTCCAGGTCATGGCACAGGATAAGAGCTTTGATGCCCGGCAGGCGCTGGACAAGTGGGAAGAACAGCTGAAGAAGAACCACCCTGAGCTGACATTTGAATAAGAAATATACTATATAAAAAGCGGCAGCCGCCCGCAAGGACAGGCTGCCGTTTTAACGGACAGGAAGTGAAAGATCATGCAGAAAGCGAAAGGAATCAGCAGTAAAAATAAATGGCCGTATCTGTTCATTACACCTTATTTCTTGTCCTATGCAGTACTAAGCTTGTTCCCGATTCT
This window encodes:
- a CDS encoding ABC transporter substrate-binding protein — protein: MHNLFSKKASVIALVLTLCFTMVLAGCGNGKGNNATSGDAGTTNSTNSSSDPANASGKLTVWGWDKAWFEGTGAKFNEKFPNVKLDFVEVSAGDYLKKIQTSIASGSDLPDIIWGEAAFRGALYELNVLQSLSGEPYNFDTSNLLDFELPLLTNSKGELVGLEQSGSPGALAYKRDLAKQYFGTDDPDELTAMFTDWDTFIAKGKEVYEKSGGKTFMLGSLMDAYTILSNQGTTAVVDGTKVNTAEVLRIFTQLQSIRDNNAEGKLAMWSPTWNASYSQDNVIFYPAANWSPEFVIKPNDKASTGRWGLMVPPEGGYPYGGTTIGIWKDSKNKDAAWAYLNWLLGTDEGAEANFAASDYILPLKSFFKDTSKLSSGADEYFGGQDLGKFWVEKVFPNMKSKAVTKYDQDIYSSSELVLQVMAQDKSFDARQALDKWEEQLKKNHPELTFE